The proteins below come from a single Candidatus Zixiibacteriota bacterium genomic window:
- the mnmE gene encoding tRNA uridine-5-carboxymethylaminomethyl(34) synthesis GTPase MnmE — MPNRLPSGRSETTIAAVSTPIGRGGIHIVRISGPEARQVADTLFHGHQSLIESPSHTAHHGTIIDPSTGETLDDVVAVVMCAPHSYTCEDTVEISTHGSPYISSKLVELLVRNGVEHAKPGEFTLRAYLNGRLDLSQAEAVADLISARTESSHQVAMSQLEGNLSKRVNTLRDNLIKALSILEAYTDFPEEDINPAHLAQVTEAMQSADIDIRAMLATFETGRILKDGLVVPIVGPPNSGKSSLFNYLLDHDRAIVTSTPGTTRDTISEFVNIGGLPVELIDTAGIRDTSDPVEIAGVARSRQQMVSAGVIIGLIDCTEDDLPAIAHEMMNITVSAGMILAVNKTDLIDNFALQAIKASLPDDVLYISALTGEGIDKLKNAILSSTFPNGRLPEKDEVRVASDRHKSALEKAGEQLQTARTSLSESKSHEFVAFDLKLAVGHIEGIIGKITPDDILDKIFSSFCIGK; from the coding sequence ATGCCAAACAGACTCCCAAGCGGAAGAAGTGAGACTACCATTGCCGCTGTATCGACTCCGATCGGCAGAGGTGGGATACATATCGTCAGAATATCCGGACCTGAAGCGCGGCAGGTAGCTGACACCCTCTTTCACGGCCACCAGAGCTTAATCGAGTCTCCGTCGCACACTGCGCACCATGGGACTATCATTGATCCATCGACAGGAGAGACGCTTGATGACGTTGTAGCGGTCGTCATGTGCGCTCCTCACTCTTATACCTGCGAAGATACGGTCGAGATATCGACTCACGGCAGCCCATACATATCATCCAAACTTGTTGAGCTGCTCGTCAGAAATGGCGTTGAACATGCGAAGCCGGGCGAATTCACACTGAGAGCATACCTCAATGGCAGGCTCGATTTGTCGCAGGCTGAGGCTGTCGCTGATCTGATATCCGCGCGCACTGAATCGAGCCACCAAGTGGCGATGTCGCAGCTTGAAGGCAATCTGTCTAAACGCGTTAATACATTGCGAGACAATCTAATAAAGGCATTGTCGATTCTTGAAGCGTATACCGATTTTCCGGAGGAGGATATAAATCCTGCACATCTTGCACAGGTCACTGAGGCTATGCAGAGCGCAGATATCGATATCAGGGCTATGCTGGCGACATTCGAAACCGGCAGAATTCTGAAGGATGGCCTCGTGGTTCCGATTGTCGGTCCGCCCAACTCAGGCAAGTCTTCACTCTTCAACTATCTGCTGGATCATGATCGGGCGATTGTGACTTCCACCCCCGGTACAACGAGAGATACCATCTCAGAGTTTGTGAATATTGGAGGGTTGCCGGTCGAGTTGATCGACACTGCCGGAATTCGTGATACATCCGACCCGGTCGAGATAGCTGGTGTTGCACGAAGCAGGCAGCAGATGGTGAGTGCAGGTGTAATCATTGGCTTGATCGATTGCACAGAAGATGATCTTCCTGCAATCGCTCACGAGATGATGAATATAACCGTCTCTGCTGGAATGATCCTCGCAGTCAACAAGACAGATTTGATAGACAACTTCGCTCTGCAGGCAATAAAGGCTTCTCTTCCGGACGATGTTTTGTATATTTCCGCCTTGACCGGGGAAGGGATTGACAAACTCAAAAACGCAATACTGAGTTCGACTTTTCCAAATGGGAGACTTCCTGAGAAAGACGAAGTCAGGGTAGCATCAGACCGGCACAAATCTGCTCTCGAGAAGGCTGGCGAGCAGTTGCAGACAGCTCGGACGTCTCTATCAGAGAGTAAAAGTCATGAATTCGTGGCGTTTGATCTCAAACTTGCGGTCGGACATATCGAGGGAATCATTGGGAAGATCACACCTGACGATATCCTCGACAAGATTTTCTCAAGTTTCTGCATAGGAAAATAG